A section of the Halococcus agarilyticus genome encodes:
- a CDS encoding AIM24 family protein, with protein sequence MQLDEFVTANEPTEDGETFELENSKLLDIDLDGSVTAKAGSMIAYTGEISFTGSASAEGGLTGFLKDAATGEGAPVMEAEGDGHLYLADREKRVQIVDLDEGEELSVNGNDVLAFESAVTYEIRTIDSIAGFSAGGLTNVYLEGPGTVAITTHGDPLVLTPPVRTDPQATVAWSGTASPGNHVERNLSNVVGQSSEETYQLDFTGEEGFVVVQPFEETPSQQR encoded by the coding sequence ATGCAACTCGACGAATTCGTCACCGCGAACGAACCCACCGAAGACGGCGAGACGTTCGAACTCGAAAACAGCAAGCTCCTCGACATCGACCTCGACGGATCGGTGACCGCCAAGGCCGGCTCGATGATCGCCTACACCGGCGAGATCTCCTTCACCGGGAGCGCCTCGGCGGAGGGCGGCCTCACCGGTTTCCTCAAGGACGCGGCGACGGGCGAGGGCGCGCCCGTGATGGAGGCGGAGGGCGACGGCCACCTCTACCTCGCGGATCGGGAAAAGCGCGTCCAGATCGTCGATCTCGATGAGGGCGAGGAGCTCTCGGTCAACGGCAACGACGTGCTCGCCTTCGAGTCCGCGGTGACGTACGAGATCCGCACCATCGACTCCATCGCGGGCTTCTCGGCCGGCGGGCTGACCAACGTCTATCTCGAAGGCCCCGGAACGGTCGCCATCACCACGCACGGCGATCCGCTCGTTCTTACTCCGCCCGTCCGGACCGACCCCCAGGCCACCGTCGCGTGGAGCGGAACCGCCTCGCCGGGCAACCACGTCGAGCGGAACCTCTCGAACGTGGTGGGCCAGTCCTCCGAGGAGACCTACCAGCTCGACTTTACCGGTGAGGAGGGGTTCGTCGTCGTCCAGCCGTTCGAGGAGACACCCTCACAGCAGCGGTAG
- a CDS encoding inorganic phosphate transporter: MVAAGTAAILVVATVASLFMAWTIGAGSSGSTPFAPAVGARAISVMRAGFLVGILGFLGAVLQGANVADAVGTGLVGGISLSPTASTVLLLLAAALVAVGIFTGYPIATAFTVTGAVVGVGLGLGGSPVWPKYAEIGTLWVLTPFVGGGVAYVTARTLRHEGIPERYTVPVLGAIVGLIVANVPFTLLGSGSGGASIAAVIAGGLPVSTAVGTGLVSVAVAGLVAGALVWDLGSGVDSAERHFLLALGGLVAFSAGGSQVGLAVGPLLAAFQGTHLPFTVSVLALLVFGGIGLVAGSWMGAPRMIKAIAQDYSSLGPRRSIAALIPSFAIAQTAVVFGIPVSFNEIIVSAVVGSGFAAGGAGVSRRKMGYTVLGWVGSLALALALGYGTITLVELL; this comes from the coding sequence ATGGTTGCGGCCGGAACGGCAGCCATCCTCGTCGTGGCGACCGTCGCAAGCCTGTTCATGGCGTGGACCATCGGTGCGGGATCGTCGGGATCGACGCCCTTTGCGCCCGCCGTGGGCGCACGCGCCATCTCGGTGATGCGAGCGGGCTTTCTCGTCGGCATCCTCGGCTTCCTCGGCGCGGTGCTCCAGGGCGCGAACGTCGCGGACGCCGTCGGCACGGGACTGGTCGGCGGGATCTCGCTCTCGCCGACGGCCTCGACGGTGCTCCTCCTGCTCGCGGCGGCGCTCGTCGCGGTCGGGATCTTCACCGGCTATCCGATCGCCACCGCGTTCACCGTGACGGGCGCGGTCGTCGGCGTCGGGCTGGGGCTCGGCGGCAGTCCCGTCTGGCCGAAGTACGCCGAGATCGGGACGCTGTGGGTGCTCACACCGTTCGTCGGCGGCGGTGTCGCGTACGTCACCGCACGGACGCTCCGCCACGAAGGGATTCCCGAGCGCTACACCGTCCCGGTTCTCGGCGCGATCGTCGGACTCATCGTCGCGAACGTCCCCTTCACCCTGCTCGGTTCGGGTTCCGGCGGGGCGTCGATCGCCGCCGTGATCGCGGGCGGTCTCCCGGTATCGACGGCGGTCGGGACGGGGCTCGTGTCGGTCGCCGTCGCCGGTCTCGTCGCCGGTGCGCTCGTCTGGGATCTCGGATCGGGCGTCGACAGCGCCGAACGCCACTTCCTGTTGGCGCTCGGCGGTCTCGTGGCGTTCTCGGCGGGCGGAAGCCAGGTCGGGCTCGCGGTCGGACCGCTGCTCGCCGCGTTTCAGGGAACCCACCTCCCGTTCACGGTGTCGGTGCTCGCGCTGCTGGTGTTCGGCGGGATCGGCCTGGTCGCCGGCTCGTGGATGGGCGCACCCCGGATGATCAAGGCGATCGCCCAGGACTACTCCTCGCTCGGTCCCCGGCGATCGATCGCGGCGCTCATCCCCTCCTTCGCGATCGCCCAGACCGCGGTCGTCTTCGGGATCCCGGTGTCGTTCAACGAGATCATCGTCAGCGCGGTCGTGGGCAGCGGCTTCGCGGCCGGCGGGGCCGGCGTCAGCCGCCGGAAGATGGGCTATACGGTGCTCGGGTGGGTCGGGTCGCTGGCGCTCGCGCTCGCGCTCGGCTACGGGACGATCACCCTCGTCGAACTGCTCTGA
- a CDS encoding HIT family protein yields MADCVFCSIIAEDLPAYRLYEDERSLAFLDIEPATRGHTLVIPKTHYETTTDMPESLAGRVFKTVHHVSVALESAYQLDGFALVQENGVTANQDVPVPHAHIHIIPRYGDDDALDLGWSGERVDETSQQEVAATVRDELASDT; encoded by the coding sequence ATGGCTGATTGTGTATTTTGCTCAATCATCGCTGAGGATTTGCCTGCATATCGACTGTACGAGGACGAGCGTTCGCTTGCCTTTCTTGATATTGAACCTGCGACTCGGGGGCATACGCTCGTTATTCCCAAAACCCACTACGAAACCACAACCGACATGCCAGAATCTCTCGCCGGAAGGGTATTCAAAACCGTTCACCACGTTTCAGTTGCGCTCGAATCGGCCTACCAACTCGATGGCTTCGCGCTCGTCCAGGAGAACGGCGTCACGGCGAATCAAGATGTACCCGTACCCCATGCCCACATTCACATCATTCCTCGATATGGAGACGATGATGCTCTTGACCTAGGATGGAGTGGCGAACGCGTTGACGAGACGTCCCAACAGGAGGTTGCCGCCACGGTTCGGGATGAATTGGCTTCGGATACGTGA
- a CDS encoding aldehyde dehydrogenase family protein: MSTDARTPEESRDEIRERHREAREELIPDEPAQHYIGGEFVASASGETFETRDPTTGEVLAEAQAGNEEDVDRAVEAAWDAYETEWSEADATKRQRVLNGIADRVEERRSELAKIESLDNGKPIREARADVALVADQFRYFAGAARTHSGDTIPSGSGKSIQTIREPYGVVGAVVPWNFPLLIATWKLAPALAAGNTIVLKPAEQTPLSVLELVRKIDDVVPDGVVNVVTGYGAEAGAPLTGHEDVRKVSFTGSTAVGKEVMKAAAENVSDVTLELGGKSPVVVFPDADIQQAVRVMMIAMFYNTGECCTAGTRLFVHEDVYEEFMEAFVESAEGLQMGDPLSKDTRLGPKVSEEQVERTLSYIEQAREDGARIVTGGGQPESDALADGCFVVPTVIDDIDHDSQPVQEEIFGPVEEVFAWSDYDEMIERANDVDYGLAAGVITNDLSKANRAARDIEAGNIWVNQYNDFPAGQPFGGYKQSGIGREQAADTLDHYSQTKTINMNL, from the coding sequence ATGTCTACCGACGCACGCACGCCCGAGGAGAGCCGCGACGAGATCAGGGAGCGCCACCGCGAGGCGCGCGAGGAACTCATCCCCGACGAACCCGCACAGCACTACATCGGCGGCGAGTTCGTCGCGAGCGCGTCGGGCGAGACCTTCGAGACCCGCGATCCCACGACGGGCGAGGTGCTCGCCGAGGCCCAGGCCGGGAACGAGGAGGACGTCGATCGGGCCGTCGAGGCCGCATGGGACGCCTACGAGACGGAGTGGTCCGAGGCCGACGCCACAAAGCGCCAGCGCGTGCTGAACGGGATCGCGGATCGAGTCGAGGAGCGCCGGAGCGAGTTGGCGAAAATCGAATCGCTCGACAACGGCAAACCCATCCGCGAGGCGCGCGCGGACGTCGCGTTGGTCGCCGATCAGTTTCGGTACTTCGCCGGCGCGGCCCGGACCCACAGCGGCGACACCATCCCCTCCGGATCGGGCAAATCGATCCAGACGATCCGCGAGCCCTACGGAGTCGTGGGCGCAGTCGTACCGTGGAACTTCCCGCTGCTGATCGCGACGTGGAAGCTCGCGCCCGCGCTCGCGGCGGGCAACACCATCGTGCTCAAACCCGCCGAACAGACGCCGCTCTCTGTGCTCGAACTCGTTCGGAAGATCGACGACGTGGTTCCGGACGGCGTCGTCAACGTCGTCACGGGCTACGGCGCTGAGGCGGGCGCGCCGCTCACCGGACACGAGGACGTTCGGAAGGTCTCCTTCACCGGGTCGACCGCCGTCGGCAAGGAGGTCATGAAGGCCGCCGCCGAGAACGTCTCGGACGTGACCCTCGAACTCGGCGGGAAGAGCCCCGTCGTGGTGTTCCCCGACGCCGACATCCAGCAGGCGGTCCGGGTGATGATGATCGCGATGTTCTACAACACCGGCGAGTGCTGTACCGCGGGCACCCGGCTGTTCGTCCACGAGGACGTCTACGAGGAGTTCATGGAGGCGTTCGTCGAGAGCGCCGAGGGGCTCCAGATGGGCGACCCGCTCTCGAAGGACACTCGCCTCGGCCCGAAGGTCTCCGAGGAGCAGGTCGAGCGCACGCTCTCGTACATCGAACAGGCCCGCGAGGACGGCGCGCGGATCGTGACTGGTGGGGGCCAACCCGAGAGCGACGCGCTCGCGGACGGCTGTTTCGTCGTCCCCACCGTCATCGACGACATCGATCACGACTCCCAACCTGTTCAGGAGGAGATCTTCGGCCCGGTCGAGGAGGTGTTCGCGTGGTCTGACTACGACGAGATGATCGAACGCGCCAACGACGTCGACTACGGCCTCGCGGCGGGCGTCATCACGAACGACCTCTCGAAGGCCAACCGCGCGGCCCGCGACATCGAGGCGGGCAACATCTGGGTCAACCAGTACAACGACTTCCCGGCGGGCCAGCCCTTCGGCGGGTACAAGCAGTCGGGGATCGGCCGCGAGCAGGCCGCAGACACCCTCGATCACTACTCCCAGACCAAGACGATCAACATGAACCTCTAA